The following proteins are co-located in the Solanum pennellii chromosome 8, SPENNV200 genome:
- the LOC107027987 gene encoding vesicle-associated protein 2-1-like, whose protein sequence is MSSGATNQLISVSPPELKFQFELDKQSYCDLKVTNSTDQCVAFKVKTTSPKKYFVRPNTGIIQPWDSGFIRVTLQAQKEYPADMQCKDKFLLQSAVVNNDTDELPPDTFNKDGGRTVEECKLRVVYMSSHSSPGPYEDVFRQSSDFSSNQALQRIKDERDAAVRQTQQLIQDLEMMKRRRSRNDPGFSLRFAIVVGVIGLMVGFLLKLLSSPSVE, encoded by the exons ATGAGTTCTGGTGCTACCAACCAGTTGATATCTGTTAGTCCTCCGGAGCTCAAATTCCAAT TTGAGTTGGACAAACAAAGCTACTGTGATCTTAAAGTCACAAACAGCACAGATCAATGTGTTGCTTTTAAG GTGAAAACTACTTCTCCAAAGAAGTACTTTGTCCGACCAAACACTGGTATTATACAGCCATGGGATTCAGGTTTCATTCGAG TCACCCTTCAAGCTCAAAAGGAGTACCCAGCGGATATGCAATGCAAGGACAAATTCCTTCTACAGAGCGCAGTTGTGAATAATGATACTGATGAACTTCCTCCTGATACT TTTAATAAGGATGGTGGAAGAACTGTAGAAGAGTGCAAGCTTAGGGTTGTTTACATGTCTTCTCATTCTTCTCCTGGACCTTATGAAGATGTATTTCGACAAAGTTCTGATTTCAGTTCA AATCAAGCGTTGCAGCGTATCAAAGATGAAAGGGATGCAGCTGTCCGACAAACACAACAGCTGATCCAGGATCTG GAAATGATGAAGAGACGAAGAAGTCGGAATGATCCAGGCTTCTCTCTGAGGTTTGCAATTGTTGTGGGAGTCATTGGCCTAATGGTTGGCTTTCTGCTGAAATTGTTGTCTTCACCTTCAGTAGAATAG
- the LOC107026708 gene encoding light-harvesting complex-like protein 3 isotype 1, chloroplastic produces the protein MSMALFSSPPLHFPALSPPKPHLTHKPFLPLPLKKPFLISPKSIDDASSSSSAVSIEQEKDEGSNGVLLKSNGSSPVVVAGAPVTETEEVRKFQDARWVGGTWDLKKFEKDGKVHWDSVIDAEVRRRKWLEDNPESSSNEDPVLFDTSIIPWWAWMKRFHLPEAERLNGRAAMIGFFMAYFVDSLTGIGLVDQMGNFFCKTLLFVAVAGVLLIRKNEDLETIKKLLEETTFYDKQWQASWKDETSSSSKDS, from the exons ATGTCTATGGCCTTATTCTCATCTCCTCCACTCCATTTCCCAGCTCTCTCTCCTCCAAAACCCCATTTAACCCATAAACCATTTCTCCCTTTACCTCTCAAAAAACCCTTTTTGATTTCCCCTAAATCCATTGACgatgcttcttcttcttcttctgctgtCAGTATAGAGCAAGAAAAGGACGAGGGATCTAATGGGGTGCTGTTAAAATCAAATGGGTCGTCGCCAGTGGTGGTCGCCGGAGCTCCGGTGACGGAGACTGAGGAGGTGAGGAAGTTTCAGGATGCTAGATGGGTTGGAGGAACTTGGGATTTGAAGAAATTTGAGAAAGATGGGAAGGTTCATTGGGATTCTGTAATTGATGCAG AGGTTAGGAGAAGGAAGTGGTTAGAAGATAACCCCGAGTCATCAAGTAATGAAGATCCTGTGCTTTTCGACACCTCAATTATTCCTTGGTGGGCATGGATGAAGAGGTTCCATCTTCCTGAAGCAGAACGTCTCAATG GTCGTGCTGCAATGATTGGTTTCTTTATGGCCTACTTTGTGGATAGCTTGACCGGTATAGGCCTCGTCGACCAAATGGGGAATTTCTTTTGCAAAACACTATTGTTTGTAGCCGTGGCTGGTGTCCTCCTAATCCGCAAGAATGAGGATTTAGAAACTATCAAAAAGTTGTTGGAAGAGACTACTTTCTATGACAAGCAATGGCAAGCATCTTGGAAAGATGAGACCTCAAGCAGTTCGAAGGATTCTTGA
- the LOC107028969 gene encoding GATA transcription factor 26-like isoform X1 has translation MGKEGPCYHCGVTSTPLWRNGPPEKPILCNACGSRWRTKGTLANYTPLHARAEPCDFEEHRVSRFKNISMKNKEAKILKRKQSHDDAEVGTPDYGLGFRKVLDEDTSNRSSSGSAISNSESCAQFGSAEASDLTGPAQSNIWDSTVPSRKRTCFNRPKPSSVEKLTKDLYTILHEQQSSYLSASSEEELLFESDKPMVSVEIGHGSVLMRHPSTIGREEESEASSLSVDNKHRSVSDAYSRLTNPPVNISKGVNSPNMGTERIKKPTGPAIEQDQIKRNKDHLEKLQILGHHNSPLRYLDLKDVLNYEEFATHLSSDEQQQLLKYLPPVDSFAPPDSLRSVFESSQFEENLCSFQKLLAEGVFDNSFPGVTLEDCRNLKRFILCYLTKSKWVQQYNLLKDTKCKNSSSGSEVAGEPNAVGTCHSANVKKPREGQYPKCSGAKTTMKSPKRVVMKSIYEQKELVDNDGSCFSPRSSFALPSENSSLVLDSLRSANENSHQDLLLDVPSNSYCPQAELLLPTSSFTTQASTGSSSMYPPHFVRP, from the exons ATGGGAAAGGAAGGACCTTGCTATCACTGTGGTGTTACAA GTACTCCACTTTGGCGTAATGGACCTCCAGAAAAGCCAATACTGTGCAACGCATGTGGATCTCGGTGGAGAACAAAAGGGACTTTGGCGAACTATACTCCTCTGCATGCAAGAGCAGAACCTTGTGACTTTGAGGAACACAGGGTTTCACGGTTCAAAAACATTTCAATGAAGAACAAAGAGGCTAAGATTTTGAAACGAAAGCAAAGTCATGATGATGCTGAAGTTGGAACTCCTGATTATGGTCTAGGTTTCCGTAAGGTCTTAGATGAAGATACTAGCAATAGATCAAGTTCTGGCTCTGCTATCTCAAACTCTGAGAGCTGTGCACAGTTTGGTAGTGCTGAAGCTAGTGATTTGACAG GTCCAGCGCAATCCAATATATGGGATTCAACGGTGCCTTCAAGGAAGAGAACCTGTTTCAATCGTCCAAAGCCATCTTCAGTAGAAAAGCTCACTAAAGACCTATATACAATTTTACATGAACAACAAAGTTCATACTTGTCTGCATCCTCTGAGGAGGAGTTGCTTTTTGAGAGTGACAAGCCTATGGTTTCTGTTGAAATAGGACATGGAAGTGTACTAATGCGGCATCCTAGTACAATAGGTAGAGAAGAAGAATCGGAAGCCAGCTCTCTTTCCGTTGACAACAAGCACCGTTCTGTCAGTGATGCTTATTCACGATTGACTAACCCTCCTGTAAATATTAGTAAGGGTGTCAATTCACCAAATATGGGTACCGAGAGAATCAAGAAACCTACTGGTCCAGCTATAGAACAAGACCAGATTAAAAG AAACAAGGATCACCTTGAGAAACTACAAATTCTTGGACATCATAATTCACCCCTTCGCTATTTAGACCTGAAG GATGTACTTAATTATGAAGAATTCGCGACTCATTTGTCAAGTGATGAACAGCAGCAACTACTGAAGTACTTACCACCTGTTGATTCTTTTGCGCCTCCAGATAG tCTTAGAAGCGTGTTCGAGAGCTCTCAATTCGAGGAGAACCTCTGTTCCTTCCAGAAACTTCTTGCAGAAGGTGTTTTTGATAACTCTTTTCCAGGAGTGACATTAGAAGATTGTAGAAACTTGAAGAGATTTATATTATGCTATTTAACAAAGTCAAAGTGGGTGCAACAATATAATTTACTCAAG GACACAAAATGTAAGAATAGTAGCAGCGGTTCTGAAGTTGCCGGAGAGCCAAATGCTGTTGGTACATGTCATTCAGCTAATGTGAAGAAACCACGGGAGGGGCAATATCCGAAGTGTTCAG GTGCAAAGACGACAATGAAGAGCCCCAAAAGGGTGGTGATGAAAAGCATCTATGAGCAGAAGGAACTAGTAGACAACGATGGCTCTTGCTTCAGTCCAAGAAGCTCGTTTGCCTTGCCTTCTGAGAATAGTTCTCTCGTTCTGGATTCTCTCCGTTCTGCAAATGAGAACTCCCATCAGGACTTGCTGCTGGACGTGCCATCCAATAGCTATTGTCCTCAGGCGGAACTACTCTTACCTACATCAAGTTTTACTACTCAAGCAAGTACCGGTAGTAGCTCAATGTACCCTCCACATTTCGTCCGTCCCTAA
- the LOC107028969 gene encoding GATA transcription factor 26-like isoform X2 has translation MKCQPASTPLWRNGPPEKPILCNACGSRWRTKGTLANYTPLHARAEPCDFEEHRVSRFKNISMKNKEAKILKRKQSHDDAEVGTPDYGLGFRKVLDEDTSNRSSSGSAISNSESCAQFGSAEASDLTGPAQSNIWDSTVPSRKRTCFNRPKPSSVEKLTKDLYTILHEQQSSYLSASSEEELLFESDKPMVSVEIGHGSVLMRHPSTIGREEESEASSLSVDNKHRSVSDAYSRLTNPPVNISKGVNSPNMGTERIKKPTGPAIEQDQIKRNKDHLEKLQILGHHNSPLRYLDLKDVLNYEEFATHLSSDEQQQLLKYLPPVDSFAPPDSLRSVFESSQFEENLCSFQKLLAEGVFDNSFPGVTLEDCRNLKRFILCYLTKSKWVQQYNLLKDTKCKNSSSGSEVAGEPNAVGTCHSANVKKPREGQYPKCSGAKTTMKSPKRVVMKSIYEQKELVDNDGSCFSPRSSFALPSENSSLVLDSLRSANENSHQDLLLDVPSNSYCPQAELLLPTSSFTTQASTGSSSMYPPHFVRP, from the exons ATGAAATGTCAGCCTGCTA GTACTCCACTTTGGCGTAATGGACCTCCAGAAAAGCCAATACTGTGCAACGCATGTGGATCTCGGTGGAGAACAAAAGGGACTTTGGCGAACTATACTCCTCTGCATGCAAGAGCAGAACCTTGTGACTTTGAGGAACACAGGGTTTCACGGTTCAAAAACATTTCAATGAAGAACAAAGAGGCTAAGATTTTGAAACGAAAGCAAAGTCATGATGATGCTGAAGTTGGAACTCCTGATTATGGTCTAGGTTTCCGTAAGGTCTTAGATGAAGATACTAGCAATAGATCAAGTTCTGGCTCTGCTATCTCAAACTCTGAGAGCTGTGCACAGTTTGGTAGTGCTGAAGCTAGTGATTTGACAG GTCCAGCGCAATCCAATATATGGGATTCAACGGTGCCTTCAAGGAAGAGAACCTGTTTCAATCGTCCAAAGCCATCTTCAGTAGAAAAGCTCACTAAAGACCTATATACAATTTTACATGAACAACAAAGTTCATACTTGTCTGCATCCTCTGAGGAGGAGTTGCTTTTTGAGAGTGACAAGCCTATGGTTTCTGTTGAAATAGGACATGGAAGTGTACTAATGCGGCATCCTAGTACAATAGGTAGAGAAGAAGAATCGGAAGCCAGCTCTCTTTCCGTTGACAACAAGCACCGTTCTGTCAGTGATGCTTATTCACGATTGACTAACCCTCCTGTAAATATTAGTAAGGGTGTCAATTCACCAAATATGGGTACCGAGAGAATCAAGAAACCTACTGGTCCAGCTATAGAACAAGACCAGATTAAAAG AAACAAGGATCACCTTGAGAAACTACAAATTCTTGGACATCATAATTCACCCCTTCGCTATTTAGACCTGAAG GATGTACTTAATTATGAAGAATTCGCGACTCATTTGTCAAGTGATGAACAGCAGCAACTACTGAAGTACTTACCACCTGTTGATTCTTTTGCGCCTCCAGATAG tCTTAGAAGCGTGTTCGAGAGCTCTCAATTCGAGGAGAACCTCTGTTCCTTCCAGAAACTTCTTGCAGAAGGTGTTTTTGATAACTCTTTTCCAGGAGTGACATTAGAAGATTGTAGAAACTTGAAGAGATTTATATTATGCTATTTAACAAAGTCAAAGTGGGTGCAACAATATAATTTACTCAAG GACACAAAATGTAAGAATAGTAGCAGCGGTTCTGAAGTTGCCGGAGAGCCAAATGCTGTTGGTACATGTCATTCAGCTAATGTGAAGAAACCACGGGAGGGGCAATATCCGAAGTGTTCAG GTGCAAAGACGACAATGAAGAGCCCCAAAAGGGTGGTGATGAAAAGCATCTATGAGCAGAAGGAACTAGTAGACAACGATGGCTCTTGCTTCAGTCCAAGAAGCTCGTTTGCCTTGCCTTCTGAGAATAGTTCTCTCGTTCTGGATTCTCTCCGTTCTGCAAATGAGAACTCCCATCAGGACTTGCTGCTGGACGTGCCATCCAATAGCTATTGTCCTCAGGCGGAACTACTCTTACCTACATCAAGTTTTACTACTCAAGCAAGTACCGGTAGTAGCTCAATGTACCCTCCACATTTCGTCCGTCCCTAA
- the LOC107026851 gene encoding anthranilate N-benzoyltransferase protein 2-like: MATNCNGNGAPFFSPKLQVEAIQTVIPMKITDPRFSRRITIPENFDLGNLQRRFHMILYYNKASETDSGWIVAGWFKESLGSAIVENPIFAGRLRKLEDDYELVSNDSGVRMLEANFPMNMVDFIDHKKNENIENELVYWEDIHGTSPQFSPLFLIQVTNFKCGGYSIGISCSLFLADPFAMTSFLKSWSKIHNNLVSQIDSPKIPAFYTPNFTKIGSSPTLSTTSPKTKNQLTNTLIFKYPKTPLKMNNNEFIKNLASKCIGEIEEKIGKNISSNFTFLVKENFESIKVENCSKEEIIKEEKSGLLSIISTNWDDLGANKVRFIEGHEAIHISCWIINGENNQDLVMISSTNDEDNSELNIIITISN; encoded by the exons ATGGCAACTAATTGCAATGGAAATGGAGCTCCATTTTTTTCTCCCAAGTTGCAAGTTGAAGCAATTCAAACTGTGATACCAATGAAGATAACCGATCCACGATTCTCGAGGCGAATCACGATACCTGAAAATTTCGACTTAGGTAATTTGCAAAGGCGTTTTCACATGATTCTGTATTATAACAAGGCATCAGAAACAGATTCAGGATGGATAGTCGCTGGTTGGTTTAAGGAGTCATTGGGTAGTGCAATAGTTGAAAATCCAATATTTGCTGGAAGATTAAGAAAATTAGAGGATGATTATGAATTAGTTTCAAATGATTCTGGTGTTAGAATGCTTGAAGCTAATTTTCCAATGAATATGGTTGATTTTATTGATCACAAGAAGaatgaaaatatagaaaatgaactTGTTTATTGGGAAGATATTCATGGAACAAGTCCTCAATTTTCTCCCCTTTTCTTAATCCAG GTTACAAATTTCAAGTGCGGAGGATACTCAATTGGAATAAGTTGTAGTCTATTTCTAGCAGACCCTTTTGCCATGACAAGTTTTTTAAAATCTTGGTCCAAAATCCACAACAACCTTGTCTCACAAATTGACTCACCAAAAATACCAGCATTTTACACACcaaatttcacaaaaattgGTTCTTCACCAACTCTATCTACTACTAgtccaaaaacaaaaaatcaactcacaaatactttaattttcaaGTATCCCAAAACCCCTTTGAAAATGAACAACaatgaattcatcaagaatctTGCATCAAAATGTATTGGAGAAATAGAGgaaaaaattggtaaaaatatttcttcaaatttcacttttttagtGAAAGAGAATTTTGAAAGTATTAAGGTGGAAAATTGTTCAAAAGAGGAGATAATTAAGGAGGAGAAAAGTGGATTATTATCTATAATTTCAACAAATTGGGATGATTTGGGAGCTAATAAAGTAAGATTTATTGAAGGACATGAGGCTATTCATATTTCATGTTGGATTATTAATGGAGAAAATAATCAAGATCTTGTGATGATTAGTTCAACTAATGATGAAGACAACTCTGAACTAAACATTATAATTACAATCTCTAATTAG